A single window of Mycobacterium sp. ITM-2016-00318 DNA harbors:
- a CDS encoding PaaI family thioesterase, with amino-acid sequence MAELDTERLHRSPVHKGLGMSVVEYKPGFAILSMPLSEEVRGGYEGTIHGGILATFADAACASCLVGCYHLDSEFTVTTDMHVRYYRQPRGGPLRAEAAMVHNGRTLLSAECSVLDAANRVLIRSTATYTRISSQGRVVPGGPK; translated from the coding sequence ATGGCCGAGCTCGATACTGAACGACTGCACCGGTCTCCCGTCCACAAGGGATTGGGGATGAGCGTCGTCGAGTACAAGCCCGGCTTCGCAATATTGTCCATGCCGCTCTCTGAGGAAGTTCGAGGAGGCTACGAAGGCACTATTCACGGGGGGATACTCGCGACCTTCGCCGACGCTGCATGCGCCTCTTGCCTGGTCGGCTGCTACCACCTGGATTCTGAGTTCACCGTGACGACGGACATGCACGTCCGCTACTACCGACAGCCGCGCGGAGGCCCCCTCCGCGCAGAAGCAGCGATGGTCCACAACGGGCGTACCCTTCTCAGCGCCGAATGCTCGGTGCTCGACGCCGCAAACCGAGTCCTCATTCGGTCCACCGCGACCTACACGCGCATCTCCAGTCAAGGCCGCGTCGTACCCGGCGGACCGAAGTAG
- the sigZ gene encoding RNA polymerase sigma factor SigZ, translated as MNADSAKTDHGAVLQPTEQMWREMLPQLRTFVRRRIADPNRADDLVGEILLRIHQNLASLDDHERLPNWMFRIARNAIIDEYRRAGRSRELLTDTLQDEPTQVSADEDESGAVRELSACLRPMLDGLPAEQRDALAMVELDGMTQADAAERMGVSVSGMKSRVQRGRRHLAEVLGQCCALTLDGRGVPMDYEPPPGCGCGEH; from the coding sequence GTGAACGCCGACTCGGCCAAGACGGACCATGGTGCGGTGCTGCAGCCAACTGAGCAGATGTGGCGCGAGATGCTGCCGCAATTGCGGACATTTGTGCGCAGACGGATCGCCGATCCCAACCGGGCTGACGACCTCGTCGGCGAGATCCTGCTAAGAATTCACCAAAATCTAGCGTCGCTCGACGATCATGAACGGCTCCCCAATTGGATGTTCCGGATCGCGCGCAATGCGATCATCGATGAGTACCGGCGGGCGGGGAGAAGCCGCGAACTGCTGACGGACACCCTGCAGGACGAGCCGACTCAGGTATCAGCAGACGAGGATGAATCGGGAGCGGTACGCGAGCTCTCCGCATGCCTACGCCCGATGCTCGACGGGCTACCGGCGGAGCAGCGCGATGCCTTGGCGATGGTTGAGCTGGACGGAATGACTCAGGCCGATGCCGCCGAGCGAATGGGTGTCTCAGTGTCTGGGATGAAGTCGCGCGTGCAGCGCGGCCGCCGGCACCTCGCCGAGGTGTTGGGTCAGTGCTGCGCGCTCACTCTCGACGGCCGCGGTGTCCCGATGGACTACGAACCGCCACCGGGCTGCGGGTGCGGCGAACACTGA
- a CDS encoding MFS transporter, translated as MLYYSFPVVAPAMVRQSGWSLTQVSGAFSAGLLVSGLSAPTVAAMLARFGPRAVMTAGSILTVISTILWAWAPSIAVLYGAWMLIGVAMAATLYEPAIVVLTLLDSRHMRRTISIITVAGGLASTVFVPLTEHLVATFGWRVAITVLGCSAGTLTAALHRRYLPRNNGAHHDSAPPPHEGSGPSMATSRPMRRLHIAYMLEQGSAVAATALVVTMLIDRGVDPRVAALVLAVTGAGKVGGRLLLAGRIGQAQPHLLAGGAAGLQAIAVISTLASTSTAWLFAAALASGIAAGTSSVLRPLMIAHHVPLYRFASASARLQTSTTLTRAAGPVIVASAAPYAGWTGAWALVASGLTAAAGTFAALEKRRRGGSVLREAIR; from the coding sequence GTGCTCTACTACAGCTTCCCCGTGGTGGCACCAGCCATGGTCCGCCAGTCAGGGTGGAGCCTCACTCAAGTCAGCGGCGCCTTTTCGGCTGGTCTTCTCGTTTCTGGGCTGTCTGCACCGACTGTGGCGGCGATGTTAGCTCGGTTCGGACCCCGGGCGGTGATGACTGCGGGCTCCATCCTGACCGTAATCTCCACGATACTGTGGGCATGGGCACCTTCAATCGCGGTGCTTTATGGGGCGTGGATGCTGATCGGTGTCGCGATGGCCGCTACCCTCTACGAACCAGCGATTGTCGTTCTCACCCTGCTGGATTCACGGCACATGCGTCGCACCATCAGCATCATCACCGTGGCCGGCGGGCTCGCGAGCACCGTCTTCGTGCCGCTAACCGAACACCTTGTCGCAACCTTTGGCTGGCGCGTCGCCATCACGGTGCTCGGCTGCAGCGCCGGAACACTCACAGCGGCGCTACATAGGCGATACCTACCGCGAAACAACGGAGCTCACCACGACTCGGCACCTCCGCCGCACGAGGGTTCGGGGCCAAGTATGGCGACCAGCCGCCCGATGCGTCGCTTGCACATTGCGTACATGCTCGAACAGGGAAGCGCAGTCGCCGCAACAGCTTTGGTCGTCACCATGCTGATCGACCGAGGCGTCGATCCAAGAGTCGCCGCATTAGTGCTCGCCGTGACCGGTGCCGGAAAGGTTGGCGGACGGCTCCTCCTAGCAGGCCGGATCGGCCAAGCACAACCGCACCTACTCGCAGGGGGCGCAGCAGGTCTGCAGGCGATCGCCGTGATCAGCACCCTCGCGTCCACCTCGACAGCGTGGCTATTCGCTGCCGCACTGGCGTCCGGTATCGCGGCCGGAACCAGCAGCGTCCTTCGACCACTCATGATCGCCCACCACGTTCCGCTGTACAGATTCGCGTCGGCCAGTGCCAGACTGCAGACCTCGACAACCCTGACCCGCGCCGCGGGCCCAGTGATCGTGGCCAGCGCCGCACCGTATGCCGGATGGACCGGAGCCTGGGCGCTTGTGGCCAGTGGCCTGACCGCCGCCGCAGGCACATTCGCGGCGCTCGAAAAACGGCGCCGAGGCGGGTCAGTGTTACGGGAAGCGATCCGCTAA
- a CDS encoding NAD(P)-binding domain-containing protein, which produces MFSTSSNDLPVAVLGAGPVGLAAAAHLSERGLPFVIFEAGDSVGASIKRWGHVRLFSPWRTNLDRAAQRLLKAHGWSSPAPGGYPTGADIVEQYLTPLVQADAIAPHVRLNHNVIGVTRQGVDKLRDDDREDRPFIVTTSDPAGITRTPVRAVIDATGTWLSPNPIGAEGIPAIGEEEAHHWISYGIPDVLGAERDRYAGRRVAVVGSGHSAKHAVRELALLAEQDPATTVTWIVRRGEDQRVYGNEVDARLPERGKLGADAHNLVSSGRVRLETGFRTERIHVDELGITLVSPEGQASGPFDEIIAATGLRPDFSFLREVRVDLDPWVESTRALAPLIDPNVHSCGSVPPHGAAELAHPEQGFYAIGAKSYGRAPNLLLATGYEQARSVVAQLAGDHEAAARVELVLPASGSSSGSSCGLKPPPEPAAPQPEPVTSACCG; this is translated from the coding sequence ATGTTTTCCACATCATCAAACGACCTTCCTGTCGCGGTGCTCGGAGCCGGCCCCGTCGGACTGGCCGCGGCCGCGCACCTGTCCGAGCGAGGGCTTCCCTTCGTGATCTTCGAAGCAGGCGACTCCGTTGGTGCCAGCATCAAGCGCTGGGGCCATGTGCGCCTGTTCTCGCCGTGGCGCACCAACTTGGACCGCGCCGCGCAACGCCTCCTGAAAGCCCACGGGTGGAGTTCGCCGGCCCCGGGCGGCTACCCGACCGGAGCCGACATCGTCGAGCAGTATCTGACGCCACTAGTGCAAGCGGATGCGATCGCCCCGCATGTGCGTCTCAACCACAATGTCATCGGCGTCACACGCCAGGGTGTCGACAAGCTACGCGACGACGACCGCGAAGACCGTCCGTTCATCGTCACCACGAGTGATCCGGCCGGCATCACGCGGACTCCAGTGCGTGCGGTCATCGACGCGACCGGAACCTGGTTGTCCCCGAATCCCATTGGCGCCGAGGGCATACCGGCGATTGGCGAGGAAGAGGCACACCATTGGATCAGCTACGGTATCCCGGATGTGCTCGGCGCCGAACGCGACCGCTACGCGGGCCGGCGGGTGGCAGTCGTCGGAAGCGGGCATTCAGCCAAGCACGCGGTTCGCGAGCTGGCGCTGCTGGCCGAGCAGGATCCCGCCACCACGGTCACGTGGATCGTGCGCAGAGGCGAGGATCAACGGGTCTACGGAAACGAGGTCGACGCCCGACTGCCCGAGCGGGGCAAGCTCGGCGCGGACGCGCACAACTTGGTTTCCTCGGGGCGGGTCCGGCTCGAAACCGGGTTCCGCACCGAACGAATCCACGTCGACGAGTTGGGCATCACGCTGGTGTCTCCGGAGGGACAGGCGAGTGGACCGTTCGACGAGATCATCGCAGCGACAGGACTCCGTCCCGACTTCAGTTTCCTGCGCGAGGTGCGCGTCGACCTCGACCCGTGGGTGGAGAGCACTCGGGCGTTGGCCCCATTGATCGACCCCAACGTCCACTCATGTGGTTCAGTGCCTCCCCACGGCGCTGCGGAGCTCGCCCATCCCGAGCAAGGGTTCTACGCGATCGGCGCCAAGAGTTACGGCCGCGCACCCAACCTGCTCTTGGCAACCGGCTACGAGCAGGCCCGCTCGGTCGTCGCCCAGCTCGCCGGGGATCACGAGGCGGCCGCCCGCGTGGAGCTCGTCCTTCCGGCGTCCGGATCGTCATCCGGATCAAGCTGCGGTCTCAAGCCCCCACCGGAACCGGCGGCACCCCAACCAGAGCCGGTGACCAGTGCGTGCTGCGGCTGA